A region of Anopheles merus strain MAF chromosome 2R, AmerM5.1, whole genome shotgun sequence DNA encodes the following proteins:
- the LOC121588542 gene encoding uncharacterized protein LOC121588542: MHRTSGTARSILSEIKMEVDSHTQPRAGSSKASTDDDDLYEEEITLLADFDICLDVDDPNLHIKVVGIDSEHPVIQVNDEVYQGTTDFAFGTNVLFEKDAKATADLDPVFENNIKDLYRHVGSTDKVLRMKRIFITAKEQDAREQQDHQSSAASERNSSGDETRQPDGRKKWEVNMTYEEALNLHLAEGSVPSRHITGTLNGEELVQNRNIKGEPMDAEPDADDDSGDV; the protein is encoded by the coding sequence ATGCATAGAACCAGCGGTACGGCCCGATCTATACTGTCCGAGATAAAGATGGAGGTCGATTCGCACACACAGCCGCGGGCCGGCTCCTCGAAAGCCAGTACCGACGACGATGATCTTTACGAGGAGGAAATTACGCTGCTGGCCGATTTCGACATATGCCTGGACGTGGACGATCCGAACCTCCACATCAAGgtggtcggaatcgattccgaacaTCCCGTGATCCAGGTGAACGACGAGGTGTACCAGGGCACAACGGACTTCGCCTTCGGCACGAACGTGCTCTTCGAAAAGGATGCCAAAGCAACGGCGGATCTGGATCCGGTGTTCGAGAACAACATCAAAGACCTGTACCGGCACGTGGGCAGTACGGATAAGGTGCTGCGGATGAAGCGAATATTCATCACCGCAAAGGAGCAAGACGCCCGCGAACAGCAGGACCACCAGTCGTCTGCGGCGAGCGAACGGAACAGTTCGGGCGATGAGACACGGCAACCGGACGGTAGAAAGAAGTGGGAAGTCAACATGACGTACGAGGAGGCACTGAATTTGCACCTAGCGGAGGGCAGTGTACCTAGCCGCCACATAACGGGGACATTAAATGGAGAGGAACTGGTGCAAAACCGCAACATCAAGGGCGAACCGATGGATGCTGAAcctgatgctgatgatgatagtGGGGATGTGTAA